A window from Longimicrobiaceae bacterium encodes these proteins:
- a CDS encoding glycoside hydrolase family 15 protein, with translation MSVAAIEEHGVIGDLNTVALVSLDGTIDYMCAPRFDSPTLFAALLDEGKGGSFALAPVLDDVRRKQMYLPDTNVLLTRFLSPHGVGEVSDFMPVNGDGAAHRVVRRAKAVRGTMRFRMRCAPRFDYARGTHRVEVYGGNALFVPDAPGFKTVRLLSTVPLAADGADVFAEFELRAGESASFVLERARTGAPSPAEAEGYVAAAFKETVNFWREWIGKSTYQGRWRDEVHRSALVLKLLTSRRHGSLIAAPTFGLPERVGGVRNWDYRYTWIRDAAFTLYALIRLGFTDETGDFIAWIEQRCAEWEPGESHPLQAVYGIDGRHELPETELDHLAGYRGSRPVRIGNAAYPQLQLDIYGALMDAVYLYDKYGAPVSHDFWANLTRLVDWVCDNWRTPDEGIWEVRGGKREFLHSRVLCWVAVDRAVRLAQRRSLPAPLVRWLSVRDEIYRDVWEGFWDPGLGAFVQHRGGAAVDASVLLMPLLRFVSPTDPRWLSTLRAVGRDLLDDSLVFRYRPGDAAPDGFAEGEGTFSICSFWYVECLSRSGDVQQARFLFEKMLGYSNHLGLYAEELGASGEQLGNFPQAFTHLALISAAFDLDRRLSGAGWRA, from the coding sequence GTGAGCGTGGCGGCCATCGAGGAGCACGGCGTCATCGGCGACCTGAACACGGTGGCGCTGGTATCGCTGGACGGCACCATCGACTACATGTGCGCCCCGCGGTTCGACTCGCCCACGCTTTTCGCCGCGCTGCTGGACGAGGGCAAGGGCGGCAGCTTCGCGCTCGCGCCCGTGCTGGACGACGTGCGGCGCAAGCAGATGTACCTGCCGGACACGAACGTGCTGCTCACGCGCTTCCTCTCGCCGCACGGCGTGGGCGAGGTGTCGGACTTCATGCCCGTGAACGGCGACGGAGCCGCGCACCGCGTGGTCCGGCGCGCCAAGGCCGTGCGCGGCACCATGCGCTTCCGCATGCGCTGCGCGCCGCGCTTCGACTACGCGCGCGGCACCCACCGGGTGGAGGTGTACGGCGGGAACGCGCTGTTCGTGCCGGACGCGCCGGGCTTCAAGACCGTGCGCCTCCTCTCCACCGTCCCCCTCGCGGCCGACGGTGCGGACGTGTTCGCGGAGTTCGAGCTACGCGCGGGAGAGAGCGCGTCGTTCGTGCTGGAGCGCGCGCGTACCGGCGCCCCCTCGCCCGCGGAGGCCGAAGGCTACGTGGCCGCGGCGTTCAAGGAGACGGTCAACTTCTGGAGGGAGTGGATCGGCAAGTCCACGTACCAGGGCCGCTGGCGCGACGAGGTGCACCGCTCGGCCCTGGTGCTGAAGCTGCTCACCTCGCGGCGGCACGGCTCGCTGATCGCCGCGCCTACCTTCGGGCTGCCGGAGCGCGTGGGCGGCGTGCGCAACTGGGACTACCGCTACACGTGGATCCGCGACGCCGCGTTCACGCTCTACGCCCTCATCCGCCTGGGCTTCACCGACGAGACGGGCGACTTCATCGCCTGGATCGAGCAGCGGTGCGCGGAGTGGGAGCCGGGCGAGTCGCACCCTCTCCAGGCGGTGTACGGCATCGACGGGCGCCACGAGCTGCCCGAGACGGAGCTGGACCACTTGGCCGGCTACCGCGGCTCGCGGCCGGTGCGCATAGGCAACGCGGCGTACCCGCAGCTTCAGCTGGACATCTACGGTGCGCTGATGGACGCCGTGTACCTGTACGACAAGTACGGCGCCCCCGTCTCGCACGACTTCTGGGCCAACCTCACGCGGCTGGTGGACTGGGTGTGCGACAACTGGCGCACGCCCGACGAGGGCATCTGGGAGGTGCGCGGCGGCAAGCGCGAGTTCCTGCACTCGCGCGTGCTGTGCTGGGTGGCGGTGGACCGCGCCGTGCGCCTGGCCCAGCGCCGCTCGCTGCCCGCGCCGCTGGTGCGCTGGCTCTCGGTGCGCGACGAGATCTACCGCGACGTGTGGGAGGGCTTCTGGGACCCCGGCCTGGGCGCCTTCGTGCAGCACCGCGGCGGCGCCGCGGTAGACGCGTCGGTGCTGCTCATGCCGCTGCTGCGCTTCGTGAGCCCCACCGACCCGCGCTGGCTCTCCACGCTGCGCGCCGTGGGCCGTGACCTGCTGGACGACTCGCTCGTCTTCCGCTACCGCCCGGGCGACGCGGCGCCGGACGGATTCGCCGAGGGCGAGGGCACCTTCTCCATCTGCTCGTTCTGGTACGTGGAGTGCCTGTCGCGCTCGGGCGACGTGCAGCAGGCGCGCTTCCTCTTCGAGAAGATGCTGGGCTATTCCAACCACCTGGGCCTGTATGCCGAGGAGCTGGGTGCCAGCGGCGAGCAGCTGGGCAACTTCCCGCAGGCGTTCACGCACCTGGCGCTCATCAGCGCCGCCTTCGACCTGGACCGCCGCCTCTCCGGCGCGGGCTGGCGCGCATAG